The Desulfovibrio inopinatus DSM 10711 DNA window CAACACCGCCATTGTCGCGAGTGGACAGGGGATTGGTTTTGCCATTCCTTCCAATATGGCCAAAGACATCATCGAGCAGTTGCGAACAAACAAGAAGGTTCAGCGCGGCTGGCTTGGCGTGACCATTCAAAATATCGATCAGAACACAGCCAAAGCGCTTGGCATGTCCAATACGCATGGTGCGTTGATCACGTCTGTTCTTGAAGGTGAGCCGGCAGCAAAGGCGGGCATCAAGTCTGGTGACGTGATTACCAAGGTGGATGGTAAAGCGGTTGAAGATACGAATGAACTGTTACGCCGCGTCGCATCCATCCGTCCCGGACAGGCTGCTGAGATTACCATCCTGCGTAAAGGAAACGAACTTAATCTTGAGGTTGTCTTAGGACAGCGCGATGTGAGCAAGGCCGGTGTGGGTGAAGATGGACCCGCTGCTCCGAGTGAAGGCGAAAAAATTAAGCTTGGACTGACATTGCGGACAATCACATCCAAAGAAGCCGATGCACTTGGTCTTGATAAGGCTAAAGGTTTGCTCGTAACGGAAGTTGAGCCGGGATCGCCTGCCGAAGAATCCGATATCCGCCCCGGGGATGTCGTGATTGAAGCGAACCAACAGGCTGTCAATTCTATTGATGACTTCAAAGATGTGTTGAAAAATGACGCCAAGAAAAAGGGTGTCGTCATGCTGTTACTCAAACGTCAGCGTCAGAACATTTTCCGAACCATTCCGTTGCCTGAATAGGCCGGAAAACTTTATGTCATACAAAAGCGGGCCGACTTCGGCCCGCTTTTTTTCGGGGCAAATGATGGGAGAACGGTCATGCATGAAGCAATCCGCCTGAAAGCAGGGTGCAAAATTAATTTGTGGCTTGTTATAAAAGGTGTGTTAGAGAATGGGTATCATGAGCTGGAAACAGTGTTCTATCCACTTTCTGATCCACATGACACGCTTGTTGTCACACCACGAGAAGGGCAGGGGATAGTCTTTACGTGTTCCGACTCGGCTCTTGATGGTCAGGACAACCTGGTGGTTCGTGCCTATACCACGTACGCTGAAGCAACCGGCTTTGCGCCGGGGATTGATGTGTATTTGGAAAAGGTCGTCCCGACTGGTGCCGGTCTCGGCGGCGGTTCCTCCGATGCTGCGGCAATGCTACGCTATCTCGATCAATCCGCACGTCAGAGTGGTGAAAAAGGATTGGCTCTTGATGCACTTATTGATATTGCTGCCGGTCTTGGCGCTGACGTCCCGGTCTTTCTTTTGGGAAAACCGGCATTGGCGACTGGAATTGGTGAAAAGTTGGTTTCTGTTGCAATCGATATGACAGGGATGACGCTTGTTTTGGCTTGTCCGGACGTTCATGTTTCCACAGCATGGGCCTATAAAGCGTATGATGAGCATGTGGCATCGCGGGAAGCAGAAAAAATTGATGATGAAGACTTGACAAGCCGCCTGCGTCGGCATACACACATGCCCTTCCAAAACGGGGTTATGCTGTACAACAGCTTTGAAGAAGTCGTTTTTTCTCAGTACCCCGAAATTTGTCGGCTCAAGGAAATCCTTCTGACGAACGGTGCGCTTGGCGCACTCATGACAGGGAGTGGAGCCGCAGTGTTTGGTCTCTTTCATCAGGCTGAAGCTGCAAGAAACGTAAAATGTTCTCTTGACAAATCCGGAATCAGGACGTATTTAGCGCACTTAGGTTGAATCGATGTTTTCAGAAGCCCGTCGGTTCCGCTTCGTAGTTTGCGCTAATTATTCGCGTCGCATTGTGCATAGTTTGTACAAATAATGACGCAACTTGCTGGGGTGTAGCCAAGTCGGTAAGGCACGGGGTTTTGGTCCCCGCATGCGAGGGTTCGAGTCCTTCCGCCCCAGCCACTAATTATCTCGAGGCGGATCATGGGTGCACACGGCGATCTGAAGATACTCACCGGTACGGCCAACCCGGCTTTGGCCACTGCTATTTGCGATCA harbors:
- a CDS encoding DegQ family serine endoprotease, whose product is MRLKLQTLIVSFFVLAFFASTASAASKLPEFTELVDKAGPAVVNISTVKTIDAKERMRNMFRTPGNQGAPFEDFFDQFEKFFNAPGQGQKRTEKRRSLGSGFLISSDGYIVTNNHVIADADEVHVQLADSDKSLDAKVIGRDPEMDLALIKIENGKDLPYLEFGNSDGIQIGEWVVAIGNPFGLQSTVTAGIISAVGRVIGAGPFDNFIQTDASINPGNSGGPLLDMDGKIIGINTAIVASGQGIGFAIPSNMAKDIIEQLRTNKKVQRGWLGVTIQNIDQNTAKALGMSNTHGALITSVLEGEPAAKAGIKSGDVITKVDGKAVEDTNELLRRVASIRPGQAAEITILRKGNELNLEVVLGQRDVSKAGVGEDGPAAPSEGEKIKLGLTLRTITSKEADALGLDKAKGLLVTEVEPGSPAEESDIRPGDVVIEANQQAVNSIDDFKDVLKNDAKKKGVVMLLLKRQRQNIFRTIPLPE
- the ispE gene encoding 4-(cytidine 5'-diphospho)-2-C-methyl-D-erythritol kinase, with amino-acid sequence MHEAIRLKAGCKINLWLVIKGVLENGYHELETVFYPLSDPHDTLVVTPREGQGIVFTCSDSALDGQDNLVVRAYTTYAEATGFAPGIDVYLEKVVPTGAGLGGGSSDAAAMLRYLDQSARQSGEKGLALDALIDIAAGLGADVPVFLLGKPALATGIGEKLVSVAIDMTGMTLVLACPDVHVSTAWAYKAYDEHVASREAEKIDDEDLTSRLRRHTHMPFQNGVMLYNSFEEVVFSQYPEICRLKEILLTNGALGALMTGSGAAVFGLFHQAEAARNVKCSLDKSGIRTYLAHLG